The sequence ATATTTTCGCCGCCGGGCTCAAGCGTAAAGAGAGCCACGGTAAGGTTGTCTTTGGCAGCGTGCAGTCGGTCGCCCGCAACCTGGATCTGTTTCGCAGCGAATTTTCGCTGCTGATTGTCGACGAGTGTCACCGCATCAGCGATGACGACGACAGCCAGTATCAGCAAATCCTCACGCACCTGAAAGAGGTGAACCCTCACTTACGCCTGCTGGGCCTGACGGCAACCCCGTTTCGCCTGGGCAAAGGCTGGATTTACCGCTTTCATTATCACGGCATGGTGCGTGGCGATGAAAAAGCGCTGTTCAGCGACTGTATCTACGAACTTCCGCTGCGCTACATGATTAAACACGGCTACCTGACGCCGCCCGAGCGGCTGGATATGCCGGTGGTACAGTACGACTTCAGCCGGTTACAGGCGCAGAGCAACGGCTTATTCAGCGAAGCGGATCTCAACCAGGAGTTGAATAAGCAAAAGCGCATAACGCCGCATATCATCAGCCAGATTGAGGAGTTTGCCGCGACGCGCAAAGGGGTGATGATCTTTGCCGCGACAGTCGAGCACGCGCGAGAAATTACCGGACTGCTCCCCGCTGACGACGCCGCGTTAATTACCGGCGAAACGCCCGGCCCTGAGCGTGACAGGTTGATTGAGGCGTTTAAAGCCCAGCAGTTCCGCTATCTGGTGAATGTTTCCGTGTTAACCACCGGTTTTGACGCCCCGCACGTCGACCTGATTGCGATTTTGCGCCCGACGGAATCCGTCAGCCTGTATCAGCAGATTGTCGGTCGTGGTCTGCGCCTGGCACCGGGCAAAACTGACTGTCTGATCCTCGATTACGCCGGTAACCCGCACGATCTTTACTCTCCCGAAGTGGGCACGCCAAAAGGCAAAAGTGACAACGTGCCGGTACAGGTGTTTTGTCCAGCCTGCGGGTTTGCCAACACCTTCTGGGGGAAAACCACCGCCGACGGCACGCTGATCGAACACTTTGGCCGCCGCTGTCAGGGCTGGTTTGAAGATGATGAAGGGCATCGCGAGCAGTGCGATTTCCGTTTTCGTTTCAAAAACTGTCCACAGTGCAACGCCGAAAATGACATTGCCGCCCGCCGCTGCCGTGAGTGCGACACGGTGCTGGTCGACCCGGACGACATGCTGAAAGCGGCGCTGAAGCTGAAAGATGCGCTGGTGCTGCGCTGTTCCGGCATGGCCTTACAGCCGGGCGCGGATGAAAAAGGCGAGTGGCTAAAAATTACCTATTACGACGAGGACGGCGCTGACGTCAGCGAGCGGTTCCGGGTACAGACGCCAGCCCAGCGCACGGCATTTGAGCAACTGTTTATCCGCCCACATACCCGCACGCCTGGCGTGCCGCTGCGCTGGATCACCGTGGCGGATATCGTGCATCAGCAGGCGCTGCTGCGCCATCCGGATTTTGTTGTCGCCCGCAAAAAAGGCCAGTTCTGGCAGGTACGTGAGAAGGTCTTTGACTATGAAGGTCGCTATCGTCGGGCAAATGAATTGCGTGGTTAGCAGGACTTTTCATTGATGTGGACAGCGTTTGAGTATAAAATGCCGCCCGCTTCACATCCGTGGGGCAGAACACTCACCTGCTGCTGGGTCGCCTGTAGTAGGGTTTTAAATACAGAGAGAAATCAATGTTCACTATCGAAGCAGAAGTACGTAACGTGCAGGGTAAGGGTGCGAGCCGCCGCCTGCGTACCGCTAACAAGTTCCCGGCTATCGTTTACGGTGGCGAAGCTGCTCCAGTTGCAATCGAACTGGATCACGACAAAGTATGGAACCTGCAGACCAAAGCTGAATTCTACAGCGAAGTTCTGACCATCGTTGTTGGCGGTAAAGAAGAAAAAGTGAAAGTTCAGGCTGTTCAGCGTCACGCGTTCAAGCCAAAACTGACTCACATCGACTTCGTTCGCGCGTAATCGCAAACCTGTCGAGAAAAACCCCGCTTCGGCGGGGTTTTTTTATGGCGATTATTTACCGCCCGAGGTGCGACGCTGAAGCTGATCGCGCAGGTTTGGCGGCGTGCCTTTGATGGTCAGCGTATCGGTGGCAGGATCCCAGAAGATACGTTCCCCCAGCAGCATGGCATCGAAGTTGATGGTTAACCCACCGCCGCTCCCGGCAAATTTGGTTAACTGACGCAGCGTACTGCGATCCGCCGGGAAGCTTTCTTCAAGCTCATAGCCTTTCTCTGCGGTGAACGCCTGGAAGCTGACTTCACTAACGCCCGCCAGCTCTTTTGACAGCGACTCCAGCTCAATCTCTTCCCCCGCCTGCAGCTGTTCGTTGCAGTAGCTGTAAACCTGCTGACGCACGTTCTGGCGTTCTGATTTATCGAGCTGCGCCTCAGCCGTAAAGTCATCTACCGCCTGCAACAGCCCTTTGTTCTGCGCTTTGGCGTTAAGTCCTTCGCTGGCGCCGAGGAAATCCATAAAGAAATCGGCCACTTTGCGGCCCACTCGCCCTTTCAGGAAGGTCAGGTAGCGGGTCGATTCCGGGTTGGTTTCCCACTCGGTCAAATCAATCCGCGCCACAATATCCGCATGGTTGATATCCAGATAATGCGTCGAGCTGATATCCAGTTGCTCATTCACGCGCATGCTGCTCAAGTTATTCAGCACGGTAACCAGCAGATACTCTACCGCCAGGTAGCGATAGTGGCAGAACAGGACGATGCCGCCGTCGGCGAACGGATATTTTGCCAGCTCGTCGCGCAGACGCCCGGTGGCCGCGCGGCTAAACGCCAGGAAATCCTCTTCCCCCTGACGCTGCAGGCGCAGGCTATCAGCCAGTTCACTCTCTTCGCTGAACAGACCATAGGCTTTATTTTTGGCGCTGTAGACGCGATGCAACTCAGCCATCATTTCCACAACGGTCGCCGTGGGTTCCAGTAACGAATCGCGTAGCACCACTTCAAGGGTTTGCTCATCACGCTTGATAAGCTGGTGCAAGGCAATCTGGTTGATTTCCAGACTCATGATAAACTCTCCTTTTAGACCGGGCGGTATTCAACCACCACCAGGACATGTGTGCAACAACAGATAAAAAAGGGGAAAAAAAGCTGTTGCTACGGTAATATGTTGCCCTTTCATCAACAAACTGATTTTGATTTATGCCACAACATTCCCGCTACAGTGATGAACACGTTGAACAACTGCTCAGTGAGCTGGTCAACGTACTGGAAAAACATAAAACGCCGACCGATCTCTCCCTGATGGTTTTGGGAAATATGGTCACCAACCTTATCAACACCAGCGTTGCTCCGGCTCAGCGTCAGGCGATCGCAAAATCTTTCGCCCAGGCGTTACAGTCATCCGTCAGCAACGACCAGGCCCATTAAGGGAAACGAACAACAGTTTATGGTGACGAATCGTCAGCGCTACCGTGAAAAAGTCTCCCAGATGGTCAGCTGGGGACACTGGTTTGCCCTGTTTAACATTCTGTTAGCGGCGGTGATTGGCTGTCGTTATCTGTTTGTCGCAGACTGGCCAACCACGCTAACCGGGCGTATCTACTCCTGGATAAGCGTTGTCGGTCACTTTAGCTTTTTGGTATTCGCCACCTATCTGCTGATCCTGTTTCCTCTGACGTTTATCGTCATGTCGCAGCGTCTGATGCGGTTCTTATCCGCAATCCTTGCCACAGCAGGGATGACGCTGCTGCTTATCGACAGTGAAGTGTTCACCCGTTTCCACCTGCATCTTAACCCTATCGTCTGGGAACTGGTGATCAACCCTGACCAGAACGAAACGGCTCGTGACTGGCAGCTGATGTTTATCAGCGTCCCGGTGATCCTGCTGATTGAGATGTTGTTCGCCACCTGGAGCTGGCAAAAGCTCCGCAGCCTGACCCGACGCCGCCACTACGCGAAGCCCGTCGCCGCACTCTTTTTCATCTCATTTATCAGTTCGCACATCATGTACATCTGGGCGGATGCGAACTTCTATCGCCCCATTACGATGCAGCGTGCCAACCTGCCGCTCTCGTACCCAATGACGGCCCGTCGCTTCCTTGAGAAACACGGCCTGTTAGATGCCCAGGAGTATCAGCGTCGTCTGATCGAACAGGGTAATCCGGAAGCGGTCAGCGTTCAGTATCCGCTGAGTGAACTGCGCTATCGCGATATGGGCCGCGGACAAAACGTCCTGCTGATTACCGTCGATGGTCTGAACTATTCCCGTTACGAGAAGCAGATGCCTGCGCTGGCCGATTTCGCGAGTCAAAACGTCTCGTTCACCCAGCATATGAGTTCCGGGAACACTACCGATGCGGGCATCTTTGGCCTGTTCTATGGCATTTCTGCCGGATACATGGATGGCGTTCTGGCTGCGCGCATTCCTGCGGCGCTAATTACCGGACTGAATCAGCAAGGCTATCAGTTAGGGTTGTTCTCATCCGATGGCTTTAACAGCCCACTCTACCGCCAGGCGCTGTTGTCTGATTTCTCGCTGCCTGCTGCGCAGAGCCAGTCTGATACCCAGACCGCAAACCAGTGGATAAACTGGCTGCAGCGCTACGCCCAGGAAGATAACCGCTGGTTCTCGTGGGTGGCCTTTAACGGCACCACGCTTGACGACAGCAACCAGACTGGCTTTGCCCGCCGATACAGCCGTGCGGCCAGCAATGTTGACGCGCAGATCGGCCGCGTTCTTGACGCGCTACGCGAATCAGGCAAGCTCGATAACACTGTCGTGATTGTGACCGCAGGCCATGGTGTACCGCTCGGCGACGAAACGAAGAGCATGAGCTGGTCACGCCCGAACCTGCATGTACCGCTGGTGATCCACTGGCCGGGAACGCCGGCGCAGCGCATCAATATGCTCACTGAACATAAAGATGTTATGACGACCCTGATGCAACGCCTGCTGCACGTCAGTACGCCAGCAAACGAGTATTCGCAGGGGCAGGATCTTTTCAGCGCCGCGCGCCGCCATAATTGGGTGACATCAGCAGACGGTAACACGCTGGCGGTGACCACACCGACGCTGACGCTGGTGCTGAACAGTAACGGAAATTACCAGACGTATAATCTACAGGGTGAACGGTTGAAGGACCAGAAACCGCAGCTGAGCCTGTTGCTGCAGGTCCTGACGGATGAGAAGCGCTTTATCGCTAACTGATTAATTATAAACCAGTTAGCGACAGATTCTCTTGCATTCGAAACGGAATCGAGTAGTATCTTTTTATGCGTCGGCACGTAGCGCAGCCTGGTAGCGCACCGTCATGGGGTGTCGGGGGTCGGAGGTTCAAATCCTCTCGTGCCGACCAAAATCACATTGAAAACCAGCCACTTATGGCTGGTTTTTTATTGCCGAAAAATTATGATGGCGAAACTATGGTGAAATGATGGTTGAATCCTACTTTAAATTGTCGGGCAATCATCGTTACCTACCCTGTTAAGACTATGCGTTAGCACGCCAAAAACTTCCACGTCATCCAGCGCGTCGCCTTCTATCGCTTCACCCTCTTCAGTTATCAATGCTGCCCCGTATAGCTTTGCAAACTCGTTCCTGTTATCCATTCTTACCAGCAGCGTATCTCCCTGCTCTGGCCTCAAAGCAATGTTAATCACTGCCCAACCACAGGATGTTTCTATTACCCTGCAGTTCCCATCAATTCCGCATAACAGATCTATGGTTAACCGCTGTTCCTGATAATCCATTGCCGGTGAAGGAAACCCCATCAGAAAACCCTCCTCATGTTACGCAGGATCCAGTCCGGTTCTCACTTCCGTTTGTCGTCTTGTCGGCGAAGTCAGGCTGATATCGTTCGATCCATCAATTTGCATCTGCCTGGCTGAAATGCCAGTGCCTCTCCTGCAGTTCGTCGATGAATTTGTCTGTATGCAGGCAGAGATAGCCCTTCGGGTTTTGCTGTATGGCCGCCACAAAGGCGGCATGTATGTCTGCTGTGCGTGGCATAATTACCTCACAAAATAACTGTATGCATATACAGTATCGCTAAATATGAGAGTCGATCAAGCTTCATAGTGGTGCTACACTCCCTACCTTTCAGAA comes from Enterobacter kobei and encodes:
- a CDS encoding DEAD/DEAH box helicase, with the translated sequence MTFTLRPYQQEAVDATLAWFRKHREPAAIVLPTGAGKSLVIAELARLARGRVLVLAHVKELVAQNHAKYCALGLEADIFAAGLKRKESHGKVVFGSVQSVARNLDLFRSEFSLLIVDECHRISDDDDSQYQQILTHLKEVNPHLRLLGLTATPFRLGKGWIYRFHYHGMVRGDEKALFSDCIYELPLRYMIKHGYLTPPERLDMPVVQYDFSRLQAQSNGLFSEADLNQELNKQKRITPHIISQIEEFAATRKGVMIFAATVEHAREITGLLPADDAALITGETPGPERDRLIEAFKAQQFRYLVNVSVLTTGFDAPHVDLIAILRPTESVSLYQQIVGRGLRLAPGKTDCLILDYAGNPHDLYSPEVGTPKGKSDNVPVQVFCPACGFANTFWGKTTADGTLIEHFGRRCQGWFEDDEGHREQCDFRFRFKNCPQCNAENDIAARRCRECDTVLVDPDDMLKAALKLKDALVLRCSGMALQPGADEKGEWLKITYYDEDGADVSERFRVQTPAQRTAFEQLFIRPHTRTPGVPLRWITVADIVHQQALLRHPDFVVARKKGQFWQVREKVFDYEGRYRRANELRG
- the rplY gene encoding 50S ribosomal protein L25, which encodes MFTIEAEVRNVQGKGASRRLRTANKFPAIVYGGEAAPVAIELDHDKVWNLQTKAEFYSEVLTIVVGGKEEKVKVQAVQRHAFKPKLTHIDFVRA
- the yejK gene encoding nucleoid-associated protein YejK, which produces MSLEINQIALHQLIKRDEQTLEVVLRDSLLEPTATVVEMMAELHRVYSAKNKAYGLFSEESELADSLRLQRQGEEDFLAFSRAATGRLRDELAKYPFADGGIVLFCHYRYLAVEYLLVTVLNNLSSMRVNEQLDISSTHYLDINHADIVARIDLTEWETNPESTRYLTFLKGRVGRKVADFFMDFLGASEGLNAKAQNKGLLQAVDDFTAEAQLDKSERQNVRQQVYSYCNEQLQAGEEIELESLSKELAGVSEVSFQAFTAEKGYELEESFPADRSTLRQLTKFAGSGGGLTINFDAMLLGERIFWDPATDTLTIKGTPPNLRDQLQRRTSGGK
- a CDS encoding YejL family protein; the encoded protein is MPQHSRYSDEHVEQLLSELVNVLEKHKTPTDLSLMVLGNMVTNLINTSVAPAQRQAIAKSFAQALQSSVSNDQAH
- the yejM gene encoding LPS biosynthesis-modulating metalloenzyme YejM, which encodes MVTNRQRYREKVSQMVSWGHWFALFNILLAAVIGCRYLFVADWPTTLTGRIYSWISVVGHFSFLVFATYLLILFPLTFIVMSQRLMRFLSAILATAGMTLLLIDSEVFTRFHLHLNPIVWELVINPDQNETARDWQLMFISVPVILLIEMLFATWSWQKLRSLTRRRHYAKPVAALFFISFISSHIMYIWADANFYRPITMQRANLPLSYPMTARRFLEKHGLLDAQEYQRRLIEQGNPEAVSVQYPLSELRYRDMGRGQNVLLITVDGLNYSRYEKQMPALADFASQNVSFTQHMSSGNTTDAGIFGLFYGISAGYMDGVLAARIPAALITGLNQQGYQLGLFSSDGFNSPLYRQALLSDFSLPAAQSQSDTQTANQWINWLQRYAQEDNRWFSWVAFNGTTLDDSNQTGFARRYSRAASNVDAQIGRVLDALRESGKLDNTVVIVTAGHGVPLGDETKSMSWSRPNLHVPLVIHWPGTPAQRINMLTEHKDVMTTLMQRLLHVSTPANEYSQGQDLFSAARRHNWVTSADGNTLAVTTPTLTLVLNSNGNYQTYNLQGERLKDQKPQLSLLLQVLTDEKRFIAN